Sequence from the Salvelinus alpinus chromosome 35, SLU_Salpinus.1, whole genome shotgun sequence genome:
CCACTGGAAGATGTCAGGACTTTAATAGAACACAACACTCAATACAACCTGGTTTCAGTGTACATTTATTCATGCCAAATGTATGTCAAATCAATAGCAGAGAGAAGAAACATTtgactttaattatattattatattttttcaaATATTTATTTCCATTAAACATGCCATAACACAACTATTCCTGCAGGATTAACAAGGACAATCAAGAAAGTCAAGAAAGACAACTAGTTTTAAATAAAGTGCAGGTTTACTGTCAAAACAACACTCAGAGACTTAAAATAGAATAACAGCTTGATGTAAACATAACTCTGATACTTTCAAGATTCAAATGAATAGATGTACAATATAAGTACAGCTAACCCCTTCCAACAGCCAGGAGACATACAGAGTAACTTTCTTTAAGCTCGATGGAACCACATTAGCACTACAGCAAGTACACTACAGCTACGCTACATGTAGACCTCCTTTGTACTCACATTAACATCCTTGTATTCACCTGTGTGTAAATGACTGTGTGCTGTGTAGCAGCCTACTGTGTGTTCGTCCTCATATCCCCTGAGGGAcgtcagtctcttcctctctctccactagcaGCCCAGTCCACTCATTGACCCGATCCTGTCCAGTTTGAGTCCGAAGCATCCTCGGTTCCACCCCCTCCTCGACCGGTCCGTCACAGCTCTTTTCTGATTGGCCAGGGTCCCCTTCAGGAGGCGGAGCCAGGTGCTGTCGCCCTGTGCTGGTATGTCAGCCCATTTGGGGTACTCAGCGACTTTGACCCCGGAAGTGAAAGCCAAGGAGGGCTCCTCTGGTTGGCTGCTCACCAGGTTCTCCAGGTCATCCAGGGTCAGGTCGTTGTAGCGATCCAGAAACTGCTCAACAAACTAGGCAGGAACAACAAATATGCTGTTATTATTATGCAATAAACATGTTATTATTACTACGCAGAAAAGTCACGAGAGCTCCGTAAAAAAGTTATTGATGATCCATCTCTGCCCTCAATCCAAATATACCCTCTACTCCCctcttccccatctcccctctgtcccactctccccagctccccctaCTCTCCCCCTCCCTAACTTTccactccccctctttctccatccccaTATCCCCTCTTCTTCCTATTCTCCTCCCACTACCCCTCTCCCTTCACCCTCCTTACCTGGATGGCATCAGGTGAGGGGTGCAGGGTGCGCCCCTCTGTGTGCCCCAGGGGTGCTATCAGGAGCAGAGCAGCACACAGCAGAGCTGGGTAC
This genomic interval carries:
- the LOC139564488 gene encoding C-type natriuretic peptide 1; translation: MLYPALLCAALLLIAPLGHTEGRTLHPSPDAIQFVEQFLDRYNDLTLDDLENLVSSQPEEPSLAFTSGVKVAEYPKWADIPAQGDSTWLRLLKGTLANQKRAVTDRSRRGWNRGCFGLKLDRIGSMSGLGC